From the Pontiella agarivorans genome, one window contains:
- a CDS encoding type II toxin-antitoxin system VapC family toxin, producing the protein MVLVDTSIWIDHLNSGNEKLTALLNDGEAAIHPFVIGELACGNLKNRQEIISLLHALPRIKKAEDDEVLFFIEKHKLHGLGIGLIDIHLLASCKLGNVKLFTKDRRLNAAAEELKLKHR; encoded by the coding sequence ATGGTTCTGGTCGATACGTCCATATGGATTGATCACCTGAATTCCGGGAATGAAAAACTGACCGCTTTGCTGAATGATGGTGAAGCGGCAATCCATCCGTTCGTCATCGGAGAGCTGGCCTGCGGGAACCTGAAAAACCGTCAGGAGATTATTTCACTGCTCCACGCCCTGCCCCGTATAAAAAAGGCGGAAGATGATGAAGTACTGTTTTTCATCGAAAAACATAAGTTACACGGACTGGGCATCGGCCTGATCGATATTCACCTACTGGCCTCCTGCAAACTGGGTAACGTGAAACTCTTCACCAAAGACAGACGGCTGAATGCCGCCGCCGAAGAGCTGAAATTGAAACACAGGTAG
- a CDS encoding type II toxin-antitoxin system VapB family antitoxin, giving the protein MKTTLNIDDEIMAEAARLTGIKEKTTLVRKGLEALIAQESARRLAALGGTEKDLKPVPRSRSAA; this is encoded by the coding sequence ATGAAAACGACATTAAATATTGATGACGAAATCATGGCGGAAGCGGCGCGTTTGACGGGTATCAAGGAAAAGACCACGTTGGTTCGTAAAGGGCTGGAAGCGCTGATTGCGCAGGAAAGCGCACGCCGTCTGGCCGCGCTGGGCGGAACGGAAAAAGATCTTAAACCGGTGCCGCGCAGCCGGAGTGCCGCCTGA
- the polA gene encoding DNA polymerase I, which translates to MDKKLFLIDGMAIIFRAYFGFIRNPRINSKGENTSAVFGFINTLLDLIHTYEPTHIAVALDASGPTFRHDEYPEYKATRDETPEGIRTAIPRIKTLLKAFNIPMLEYPGFEADDVIGTLARQAEKEGYETYMVTPDKDYAQLVDEHTFMLKPGRSGGDAELLDVKKILEQWDISNIEQVIDILGLAGDTADNIPGVPGIGPKTAVKLIKQFGSVENLLENTDQLKGKQKEKVEANKNQALLSKRLVTIKCDVPVKEDPDSLIIGERNDDALKLLFTELEFKSLIKRLFGESPTPSSVAVAAASSGQGDLFEFAAAEQPEMTEPAPGFKTIREVKHKYHLVTTAAERTALAEKLSGVLEICFDTETTGLDVRTAELIGISFCIEPGEAWFVTLPPDTEQMKLALEPFLPILGNPDVRKVGQNLKYDISVLKWNGIAVKGELLDTMLAHYLIDPDQKHNMDHLAESLLNYSPVPIGALIGEKKSEQKSMRDVDPDQLCEYACEDADITLQLWHKLKPMLKERGQERVFYEIETPLLPVLAQMEYNGINLDVSNLEKYTSTLGEKIQTLETGIYTKAGMEFNLNSPKQLGEVLFDVLQLVEKPKKTKTGQYKTNEEVLSELAREHEIARMVLDYRGLTKLKSTYVDALPKEVFPETGRLHTTFSQAITTTGRLSSVNPNLQNIPIRTEEGREIRRAFIPRDGFTLLASDYSQIELRIMAELSGDQGLRDAFIHGEDIHTATAARVFGVDKNDVTREMRSKAKMVNFGIIYGISAFGLSQRLGISRKEAQEIIEQYRANYPGVQDYLDKTIEFAQQHEYVETITGRRRYIRDINAKNQMVRSGAERNAINAPIQGTAADMIKIAMIAIQKMLEEKQTQTKLLLQVHDELVFDLALDEADELIPLIEEKMRSAIPMEIPILVESGTGNNWLEAH; encoded by the coding sequence ATGGACAAAAAACTCTTCCTCATCGACGGCATGGCCATCATTTTCCGCGCCTATTTCGGCTTCATCCGCAACCCGCGCATCAACTCCAAAGGGGAAAACACCTCCGCCGTATTCGGCTTTATCAACACCCTGCTCGACCTCATCCACACCTACGAACCGACCCACATCGCCGTCGCCCTCGACGCCTCCGGCCCCACCTTCCGGCATGACGAATATCCGGAATACAAGGCCACCCGCGACGAAACCCCCGAAGGTATCCGCACCGCCATCCCGCGCATCAAAACCCTGCTCAAAGCCTTCAACATTCCGATGCTCGAATATCCCGGTTTCGAAGCCGACGATGTGATCGGCACTCTGGCCCGGCAGGCCGAAAAAGAGGGTTACGAAACCTACATGGTCACGCCCGATAAAGACTATGCCCAGCTCGTCGACGAACATACCTTCATGCTCAAACCCGGCCGCAGCGGCGGCGACGCCGAGTTGCTTGACGTCAAAAAAATCCTCGAACAGTGGGATATCTCCAACATCGAACAGGTCATTGATATCCTCGGGCTCGCCGGCGATACCGCCGACAACATCCCCGGCGTTCCGGGCATCGGCCCCAAAACCGCCGTCAAACTGATCAAGCAGTTCGGCTCGGTCGAAAATCTGCTGGAAAACACCGATCAGCTGAAGGGCAAGCAGAAGGAAAAAGTCGAAGCCAACAAAAACCAGGCCCTGCTCTCCAAACGCCTCGTCACCATTAAGTGCGATGTCCCAGTCAAGGAAGATCCTGACAGCCTCATCATCGGTGAGCGCAACGATGATGCCCTGAAACTGCTTTTCACCGAACTTGAATTCAAATCGCTGATCAAACGCCTCTTCGGCGAATCTCCCACGCCCTCCTCCGTCGCCGTGGCGGCCGCCTCCAGCGGTCAGGGCGATCTCTTTGAATTCGCCGCCGCCGAGCAGCCCGAAATGACCGAACCTGCACCGGGCTTCAAAACCATCCGGGAGGTCAAACATAAATACCACCTCGTCACCACCGCCGCCGAACGCACCGCGCTGGCTGAAAAACTCTCCGGGGTCCTGGAAATCTGTTTCGATACCGAAACCACCGGCCTCGACGTTCGCACCGCCGAACTGATCGGCATTTCGTTCTGCATCGAACCCGGCGAGGCCTGGTTCGTCACCCTGCCCCCGGACACCGAGCAGATGAAGCTCGCTCTCGAACCCTTTCTTCCAATCCTTGGAAATCCCGATGTACGCAAAGTCGGCCAGAACCTCAAATATGATATCAGCGTCCTGAAGTGGAACGGCATCGCAGTGAAAGGAGAACTGCTCGACACCATGCTCGCCCACTACCTCATCGATCCCGACCAGAAGCACAATATGGATCACCTCGCCGAATCACTGCTCAACTATTCCCCCGTCCCGATCGGAGCCCTCATCGGCGAGAAAAAGTCGGAACAGAAATCCATGCGCGATGTCGACCCCGACCAGCTCTGCGAATATGCCTGCGAAGATGCCGACATCACTCTGCAGCTCTGGCACAAACTCAAACCGATGCTCAAAGAGCGCGGACAGGAACGCGTCTTCTACGAAATCGAAACCCCGCTCCTTCCCGTACTCGCGCAGATGGAATACAACGGCATCAACCTCGATGTGTCCAACCTGGAAAAATATACATCCACACTCGGCGAAAAAATCCAGACCCTGGAAACCGGCATCTACACCAAGGCCGGCATGGAATTCAACCTCAACTCCCCTAAACAGCTCGGTGAAGTTTTATTCGATGTTCTGCAACTCGTCGAAAAACCGAAAAAAACCAAAACCGGGCAGTATAAAACCAACGAGGAAGTCCTCTCTGAACTCGCCCGTGAACACGAGATCGCCCGCATGGTGCTCGACTACCGCGGTCTGACCAAACTCAAATCCACCTACGTCGATGCCCTGCCCAAAGAGGTTTTTCCAGAGACGGGAAGATTACACACCACCTTCAGCCAGGCCATCACCACCACCGGCCGGCTCTCATCCGTAAATCCCAACCTGCAGAATATTCCCATCCGCACCGAAGAGGGCCGCGAAATCCGCCGCGCCTTTATCCCGCGTGACGGCTTTACCCTGCTCGCCTCCGACTATTCCCAGATCGAACTGCGCATCATGGCCGAACTCTCCGGCGACCAGGGTCTCCGCGACGCCTTCATCCACGGCGAAGACATTCACACCGCCACCGCCGCGCGCGTATTCGGCGTTGATAAAAACGACGTCACCCGCGAAATGCGCTCCAAGGCCAAGATGGTCAACTTCGGCATCATCTACGGCATATCCGCCTTCGGCCTCTCCCAGCGCCTCGGCATTTCGCGCAAAGAAGCGCAGGAAATTATCGAGCAGTATCGCGCCAACTATCCCGGCGTGCAGGACTACCTCGACAAAACCATCGAATTTGCACAACAGCATGAATATGTCGAAACCATCACCGGCCGACGCCGCTACATCCGCGACATCAACGCCAAAAACCAGATGGTCCGTTCCGGCGCCGAACGCAATGCCATCAACGCCCCCATTCAGGGCACCGCCGCCGACATGATCAAAATCGCCATGATCGCCATCCAGAAAATGCTCGAAGAAAAGCAGACCCAAACCAAACTCCTGCTGCAGGTCCACGACGAACTCGTCTTCGACCTCGCCCTCGATGAGGCCGACGAACTCATCCCCCTCATCGAAGAAAAAATGCGCTCCGCCATCCCCATGGAAATCCCCATCCTCGTCGAATCCGGAACCGGCAACAACTGGCTTGAGGCGCATTAA
- a CDS encoding ABC transporter substrate-binding protein, translating to MAFRPPVIRLLLAVSTVIAGSFLLFGCGGKEGRFPVKPGETVQYGQTSRIRGLDPGISGEVSSSMAISKLYEGLLEYDYLARPYKVIPALAESVPEVSEDGLVYTFTIRKGIYFHDNPCFPDGKGRELNARDFVYSFKRVADVKNASSGFWVFNNRIKGIDAFHDASKGEEPTDYSMDVEGLQALDDYTLQITLLEPYPQLLYILAMHYAFVVPHEAVEFYGKEFVNNPVGTGPYELVEWRRNSRIEFYRSPKWAETGRVERYPSKGTPEQVAAGLLKDAGKPIPFNDRVVQFVIDDATTSWMMFLAGQLGASSISPDNWDAVVMPDKSLSSSLSGRGIELISSPYTAVYYLGFNWDDPVVGEVDDPAQNLRNRKLRQALSCAYEFDVMNQFMNNRLYPVEGPIPSPLAGELKEPSPYRFNLEKAKRLLAEAGYPGGINPKTGKRLEINIEMGSADANTRQSTALLADMFEKIGVVLKANYNTWPAFIEKMNRRQAQTFRLAWVADYPDAENFLQLFYSKNESPGPNHSNYRNAEIDRLYEKVRIMPDSPERTALYEKMSRIIVEDAPWIFQFQPMSFAVKHRWIENYIPHDYPYGMGKYRRSNPEIRKAWMESYGDKKLDMTGQE from the coding sequence ATGGCATTCAGGCCTCCAGTAATTAGACTCCTCCTGGCCGTATCGACGGTTATTGCGGGGAGTTTTCTGCTTTTCGGGTGCGGTGGAAAAGAAGGCCGCTTCCCGGTAAAGCCCGGCGAGACGGTGCAGTATGGTCAGACGTCGCGTATTCGCGGATTGGATCCGGGGATCAGCGGCGAGGTTTCTTCGTCGATGGCCATTTCCAAGCTGTATGAAGGCCTGCTCGAATACGACTATCTGGCCCGGCCGTATAAAGTGATTCCCGCGTTGGCGGAGTCGGTGCCGGAGGTTTCCGAAGACGGACTGGTGTATACTTTCACCATTCGGAAGGGGATTTATTTTCATGACAATCCCTGTTTTCCGGACGGCAAAGGGCGCGAGCTCAACGCCCGGGATTTTGTCTATTCATTTAAGCGCGTGGCTGATGTGAAAAATGCATCGTCCGGGTTCTGGGTATTCAATAACCGCATTAAAGGAATTGATGCTTTTCATGATGCTTCAAAGGGCGAGGAACCAACGGATTATTCGATGGATGTGGAGGGGTTGCAGGCGCTCGATGACTATACCCTGCAAATTACGCTGCTCGAACCCTACCCGCAGCTGCTTTATATCCTGGCTATGCATTATGCTTTTGTGGTTCCGCACGAGGCGGTGGAATTTTACGGCAAAGAATTTGTGAATAATCCGGTGGGCACGGGGCCGTATGAGCTGGTGGAATGGCGGCGGAATTCCCGTATTGAATTTTACCGCAGTCCGAAATGGGCGGAGACCGGCCGCGTGGAGCGGTATCCGTCGAAAGGTACTCCGGAACAGGTGGCGGCGGGGCTGTTGAAAGATGCCGGGAAACCGATACCGTTTAATGACCGGGTGGTTCAGTTTGTTATCGATGATGCGACCACCTCCTGGATGATGTTTCTCGCCGGACAGCTCGGGGCGTCCTCGATTTCGCCCGATAACTGGGATGCGGTGGTGATGCCGGACAAAAGCCTGAGTTCATCGCTGTCGGGTCGGGGCATTGAGCTGATTTCCTCTCCGTATACTGCCGTCTATTATTTAGGATTCAACTGGGATGATCCGGTGGTGGGCGAAGTGGATGATCCGGCGCAGAATTTGCGAAACCGCAAACTGCGTCAGGCGCTCAGCTGTGCCTATGAGTTTGATGTGATGAACCAGTTTATGAATAACCGGCTCTATCCCGTGGAGGGGCCGATTCCATCACCGCTGGCCGGTGAACTGAAGGAGCCGTCGCCCTATCGGTTTAATTTGGAAAAGGCGAAACGGCTGCTGGCCGAGGCTGGCTATCCGGGCGGCATTAATCCCAAAACAGGGAAGCGGCTCGAGATTAATATTGAAATGGGCAGTGCGGATGCAAACACACGTCAATCCACGGCGCTGCTGGCGGATATGTTTGAAAAAATCGGCGTGGTGTTGAAGGCCAACTATAACACCTGGCCGGCGTTCATCGAGAAAATGAACCGCAGGCAGGCGCAGACATTCCGCCTGGCGTGGGTGGCCGATTATCCTGATGCGGAAAATTTCCTGCAGCTTTTCTACAGTAAAAATGAGTCGCCCGGACCGAATCATTCCAACTATCGGAATGCCGAAATCGACCGGCTGTACGAGAAAGTCCGTATTATGCCCGATTCTCCGGAACGCACTGCGCTTTATGAAAAGATGTCGCGCATTATCGTGGAGGATGCCCCCTGGATTTTCCAATTTCAGCCGATGAGTTTTGCGGTAAAGCACCGCTGGATTGAAAACTATATTCCGCATGATTATCCGTACGGCATGGGAAAATACCGGCGGAGCAATCCCGAAATCCGTAAGGCCTGGATGGAATCGTACGGCGATAAAAAACTCGATATGACGGGGCAGGAGTGA
- a CDS encoding response regulator, with amino-acid sequence MSVVVIAGLIFAMVLLSISLLANVRFRARAKEAEQRYAKSRDRVLQLFEQSSDAILIAEKDGRLKAANRKAVELLQTNLKTLTARRIQDIVSDKDQEEFVEKLSEWFSGRTVRWEAAVKSEAFRTLDVEFVPCLQQVNGIRHLEIHVCDIRARKEAENKIHAARQMAEDALEMAHSARREAEQSSQRKSEFMAAMSRDLRTPLNNIVGAGQLLNEELPIEDQKEYLQIIQDSSQRLQQVIDHVLDIAKIEAGQMETLSGSLDIRDICRELEERFRRDSTQKGLYLECACKENVPEFLIGDRGMLEHVLENLLANAFAFTESGSICLRVECRSVNESGASVYFEVKDSGIGIPSEKQQWIFEKFVYTSEFAKAQPDDAALGLAISKRQVELMGGILGVHSETGQGTTFYFNLMLPVATPSGLMDRPKRESLNRVRCDNMSILLAEDNRLNRKVAEDLLTKAGCRVDSVENGRDAALQVRKAEYDAVLMDCEMPVMDGFESTKKIRKMPEPYRSIPIIALTANAMKEDIEKCTAAGMTAYLSKPISRKHLIEVLNLHVQQV; translated from the coding sequence ATGAGTGTTGTGGTTATTGCCGGTTTGATTTTTGCGATGGTCCTGCTGTCGATATCGCTCTTGGCCAATGTCCGGTTTCGGGCAAGAGCAAAAGAGGCGGAGCAGCGTTATGCCAAAAGCAGGGACAGGGTACTTCAGCTGTTCGAGCAATCATCGGATGCGATTCTGATTGCCGAAAAAGACGGGCGGCTGAAGGCGGCCAACCGCAAAGCGGTGGAACTTCTTCAAACCAATTTGAAAACACTTACTGCCCGGCGAATTCAGGACATTGTTTCCGATAAAGATCAGGAAGAGTTCGTTGAGAAGTTATCGGAGTGGTTTTCGGGGCGGACGGTTCGCTGGGAAGCTGCGGTGAAGAGCGAAGCATTTCGAACGCTTGATGTGGAATTTGTGCCCTGTCTGCAGCAGGTGAACGGTATACGCCATCTCGAAATCCATGTTTGCGATATCCGTGCGCGAAAAGAGGCTGAAAATAAAATACATGCGGCACGGCAGATGGCGGAAGATGCCCTCGAAATGGCGCATTCAGCCCGCCGGGAGGCGGAGCAGTCGAGCCAGCGTAAGAGTGAATTTATGGCCGCCATGAGCCGCGATCTCCGGACGCCGCTGAATAATATTGTCGGTGCCGGGCAGTTGCTGAACGAAGAGCTCCCGATTGAAGATCAGAAAGAATATCTGCAGATCATTCAGGATTCCTCGCAGCGTCTTCAGCAGGTTATTGATCACGTTCTCGATATCGCAAAGATTGAAGCCGGTCAGATGGAAACTCTGTCCGGCAGTTTGGATATTCGTGACATATGCAGGGAACTGGAGGAACGGTTCCGGCGGGATTCCACACAGAAAGGACTCTATCTGGAGTGTGCTTGCAAAGAAAATGTGCCCGAGTTTCTCATCGGTGACCGGGGGATGCTCGAGCATGTGCTCGAAAATCTGCTCGCTAATGCGTTCGCATTCACGGAGTCCGGTTCGATCTGCCTGCGGGTGGAGTGCCGGTCCGTCAACGAATCCGGGGCCTCGGTCTATTTCGAGGTCAAGGATTCCGGTATTGGTATCCCATCTGAAAAACAACAGTGGATTTTTGAAAAATTTGTCTACACGAGCGAGTTTGCTAAAGCGCAACCGGATGATGCTGCCTTAGGACTGGCCATCAGTAAACGGCAGGTGGAACTGATGGGTGGAATATTGGGTGTCCACAGTGAAACGGGGCAGGGAACAACCTTTTACTTTAATCTGATGCTTCCTGTGGCGACGCCGTCCGGCCTGATGGACCGACCGAAAAGGGAGAGTCTGAACCGGGTGCGATGCGATAATATGAGCATTCTGCTTGCGGAAGACAATCGTCTGAATCGGAAGGTGGCGGAGGATCTTTTGACGAAAGCCGGGTGCCGGGTTGATAGCGTTGAAAACGGCCGCGATGCCGCGCTGCAGGTCCGCAAGGCTGAATATGATGCGGTGTTGATGGACTGCGAGATGCCAGTGATGGATGGTTTTGAAAGCACGAAAAAAATCCGCAAGATGCCGGAGCCTTACCGCAGCATTCCCATTATCGCCCTTACGGCCAACGCCATGAAGGAAGATATCGAAAAATGCACTGCCGCCGGTATGACGGCCTATCTTTCAAAACCCATCAGCCGCAAGCACCTGATTGAAGTGCTCAATCTGCATGTTCAGCAGGTTTAA
- the secG gene encoding preprotein translocase subunit SecG, with protein sequence MLVLKALLIVVLVLSCLLLIGLVLLQKSKSEGLGLAFGAGAGESLFGARAGNVLSKATVVLGIVFMGTTLALGVMFAQKDKTLMDSVKSEPVQPAAVQAAPIQGLDTGAAEAQPAAAVPQGDPSAPVAE encoded by the coding sequence ATGTTAGTTCTTAAGGCGCTTTTGATTGTTGTTCTGGTTCTCAGCTGTCTGTTGCTGATCGGCCTGGTGTTGTTGCAGAAATCGAAGAGTGAAGGACTGGGACTGGCGTTCGGCGCCGGAGCCGGCGAATCGCTGTTCGGTGCGCGTGCAGGTAACGTTCTGTCCAAAGCAACGGTGGTTCTCGGCATTGTGTTCATGGGTACGACGCTCGCGCTGGGCGTTATGTTTGCCCAGAAAGACAAGACGCTGATGGACAGTGTGAAGAGTGAACCGGTGCAGCCGGCGGCTGTTCAGGCTGCTCCGATTCAGGGACTGGATACCGGTGCTGCAGAAGCGCAGCCGGCTGCGGCTGTTCCGCAGGGCGACCCTTCAGCACCCGTTGCAGAATAA
- the tpiA gene encoding triose-phosphate isomerase, translating into MRKKIIAGNWKMNKTVEEAIELANGVKRELADCTEVDVVLCPPFTAIKSVSDIVSETQIAVGSQNMSSEDEGAYTGEICHSMLKELFVRYVILGHSERREYYKETDEWINKKVIKALEKNLRPILCVGETLEDRESGSTEKVVEVQVREGLKNVAADAYTELVIAYEPVWAIGTGKVATAEQAQEVHAFIRATVKDMVGEEAANAVRIQYGGSMKPGNAPELLAQPDIDGGLIGGAALDAESFAGIVKAGM; encoded by the coding sequence ATGAGAAAGAAGATTATTGCCGGTAACTGGAAAATGAATAAAACCGTCGAAGAGGCGATCGAGCTGGCCAATGGCGTGAAGCGCGAGCTGGCCGACTGCACCGAAGTTGATGTGGTGCTCTGCCCTCCGTTCACTGCGATTAAATCGGTGAGCGATATTGTTTCCGAAACGCAGATCGCGGTCGGTTCCCAGAATATGTCTTCGGAAGACGAAGGCGCGTACACCGGCGAAATCTGCCACAGCATGCTGAAAGAGCTGTTCGTGCGCTACGTGATTCTCGGCCACAGTGAACGCCGCGAGTATTATAAAGAAACCGACGAGTGGATTAATAAGAAGGTGATTAAAGCCCTCGAAAAGAATCTCCGCCCGATCCTCTGCGTGGGTGAAACCCTCGAAGACCGTGAATCCGGCAGCACCGAAAAGGTGGTTGAAGTGCAGGTTCGTGAAGGCCTGAAAAACGTTGCGGCCGATGCGTACACGGAACTGGTAATTGCCTATGAGCCCGTCTGGGCGATCGGTACCGGTAAAGTGGCTACGGCCGAGCAGGCCCAGGAAGTTCATGCCTTTATCCGTGCAACGGTTAAAGATATGGTCGGTGAAGAAGCGGCCAATGCGGTTCGCATTCAGTACGGCGGATCCATGAAACCGGGTAATGCTCCGGAACTGCTGGCGCAGCCGGACATCGACGGCGGCTTGATCGGCGGCGCTGCGCTTGACGCAGAATCGTTCGCCGGAATCGTTAAAGCCGGAATGTAA
- the yfcE gene encoding phosphodiesterase: MKLFFISDIHGSLSALNAALDCFRQEQADRIIILGDALYHGPRNPLPDGYNPAETARLLNLYKDRIIAVRGNCDSEVDQMLIEYPMMETYAIVQLEDRKFFLTHGHIYHPDEHPPLCAGDILAFGHIHLPMAEKRGDLFVFNPGSISLPKENNPPSYGLFDGGKLQVKTFAGEVLREVAGVG, translated from the coding sequence ATGAAACTCTTTTTTATTTCCGACATCCATGGATCGCTGTCGGCTCTGAATGCGGCGCTCGACTGCTTTCGGCAGGAACAGGCTGACCGGATTATCATCCTCGGCGATGCGCTCTATCACGGGCCGCGCAATCCGCTGCCCGACGGATACAACCCGGCCGAAACCGCCCGGCTGTTGAATCTGTATAAGGACCGCATCATCGCAGTGCGCGGTAATTGCGACAGCGAAGTGGATCAGATGCTGATTGAATATCCCATGATGGAAACCTACGCCATTGTTCAGCTCGAGGACCGGAAGTTTTTTCTGACGCACGGGCATATCTATCATCCCGATGAACATCCGCCGCTGTGTGCCGGTGATATCCTGGCGTTCGGCCATATTCACCTGCCGATGGCGGAAAAGCGCGGCGACCTTTTTGTGTTCAATCCGGGGTCGATCTCACTGCCGAAGGAAAACAACCCGCCGTCGTACGGGCTGTTTGACGGCGGGAAGCTGCAGGTCAAAACCTTCGCCGGCGAAGTCCTGCGGGAAGTGGCGGGTGTCGGGTAA
- a CDS encoding ABC transporter permease, with protein sequence MFKYILKRVLQMIPTVIGVILLTFILFNVVGGDLAAIALGKKVSLQTLESFDEQRGLNKPLFFGTRAKTRAYEDQDLSEGAGRWRSWSNAVYSAESGIVTLQPGAAVDPIAFELDADEDYVWTIRYRGEGVLAGRKLASNDWKKENVRFSGGEDGGFQTLEKPLEFRVLKLRKINRNPFDSQLTFYIRQLLRGDLGFSEGFKQPVAKLLRDGVLPSLSLTIPIFIIGIVVSISLSLVCAYFRDTFIDRFLVIFSVALMSINYLVFIVAGQYFFAYKLGWFPVWGYESARYLFLPVLIGVISGLGSNIRFYRTIMLDEMYKDYVRTAFAKGVSKPRVLFVHVLKNAMIPIITNVVIAIPFLYTGSLLLESFFGIPGLGYLSINAILSADIDVVRAIVLIGALLFVVSNLLTDICYAAADPRVKLK encoded by the coding sequence ATGTTTAAGTATATCCTCAAACGTGTCCTGCAGATGATCCCGACTGTAATCGGGGTGATCCTGCTGACTTTCATTCTCTTCAATGTGGTGGGCGGCGACCTGGCCGCCATTGCACTGGGTAAAAAGGTCTCGCTGCAGACGCTGGAAAGTTTTGATGAACAGCGCGGGCTGAACAAACCGCTCTTTTTCGGGACCCGGGCGAAAACGCGCGCCTATGAAGATCAGGATTTGAGTGAAGGGGCGGGGCGATGGCGCAGCTGGTCGAATGCTGTTTATTCCGCAGAAAGCGGCATTGTGACGCTGCAGCCCGGTGCAGCCGTCGACCCGATTGCATTTGAGCTGGATGCGGATGAGGATTATGTCTGGACGATCCGCTATCGCGGGGAGGGTGTGCTGGCGGGGCGGAAGCTCGCTTCCAACGATTGGAAAAAGGAAAATGTACGTTTTTCCGGTGGCGAAGATGGCGGTTTCCAGACGTTGGAAAAGCCACTGGAGTTCCGGGTGTTGAAGCTGCGAAAGATCAACCGGAATCCGTTTGATTCGCAACTGACGTTTTATATCCGTCAGCTGTTGCGCGGCGATCTTGGATTTTCGGAAGGCTTTAAACAGCCGGTGGCAAAGCTGCTGCGCGACGGGGTGCTTCCGTCACTCTCCCTGACGATTCCCATCTTTATTATCGGCATCGTGGTATCGATCAGCCTGTCACTGGTCTGTGCTTATTTTCGCGATACGTTTATCGACCGTTTTCTGGTGATTTTCTCCGTGGCACTGATGAGTATCAACTATTTGGTGTTTATCGTGGCGGGGCAGTATTTCTTTGCCTACAAGCTGGGTTGGTTCCCGGTGTGGGGGTATGAGTCGGCCCGATATCTTTTCCTGCCGGTACTCATCGGTGTAATCAGCGGGCTGGGATCGAATATCCGTTTTTACCGGACAATTATGCTGGATGAAATGTACAAGGATTATGTCCGCACCGCGTTTGCCAAAGGGGTGTCGAAACCGCGCGTACTTTTTGTGCATGTGCTGAAAAATGCCATGATTCCGATCATCACGAATGTGGTGATTGCGATTCCGTTCCTTTATACCGGCTCGTTGCTGCTGGAAAGCTTTTTCGGAATTCCGGGGCTTGGCTATCTGAGTATCAATGCCATTCTTTCGGCGGATATTGATGTGGTCCGGGCGATCGTGCTGATCGGCGCGCTGCTGTTCGTGGTTTCGAATCTTCTGACGGACATCTGTTATGCGGCGGCTGATCCGCGCGTAAAACTGAAATAA